The following DNA comes from Balaenoptera ricei isolate mBalRic1 chromosome 7, mBalRic1.hap2, whole genome shotgun sequence.
CCGAGTTGCTTAGCTGTTCCTTTGGCCTGGGTGTGTGCTCTCCAGCTCGCATACCCTGTGACCTCCCCAATAGCACGTCCAGGGATTTGGCTCACCTCTTGCATTGTTTTTTTGTCTTATGGTGAACAGGAAAATTATTTCTTACTTatacccttctttttcttttattcttttaagttgGGGGGCGGGCAATGAAAGAAATATCAAGGAAGCCAGAATATCAAggaagccagagggaaaaaaaaatgggagaaggcATATTTCTTTATGGAAATGAACAcagctttagggcttccctggtggcacagtggttaagaatccgcctgccaatgcagggcacacgggttcgagccctggtccgggaagatcccacatgccgtggagcaactaagcccgtgtgccacaaccactgagcctgcactctagagcccgcgagccacaactgctgagcctgtgtgccacaattactgaagcccacgtggctagagcccgtgctccgcaacaagagaagccaccttaatgagaggcctgcgcaccgcaatgaagagtagcccccgctcgctgcaactaaaaagaaagctcgcgtgcagcgaagacccaacgcagccaaaaataattaattaattaattaattttttaaaaaaatgaatacagcTTTTCCTGTGCAGACAAAGGATGTCTATGTGGAAAGAATCAACTTTAATAACCACAAGAAACCTGCGCAGGAATAGAGAACatgaaaaaatgtaataatttgtttttaagtggGAACAAATAAGTGATACTTTTGTGAAATGCAATTACATGTTAAATGAAAGACTGTTTTCCTACATCTATtcacttcattcatttgttttacctATTGACCCTGTAGGTATTTGAGTTTGTTTCCCCATTTAGAAACACACCCAGACAGACACACATCATCTACCCAGCCCTACTATGCCCTGGGGCAGTACACAGCAAAGGCTGTCCAGTCCAGCAGTGATtttcccccatctccctcctcttcctgctctGAACTGCACTTTGCAAAGATAAGGGGAGCACCTGTAAAAATTTCTGTTAACTAActccattttccttccttccacacagGGCCTCTCTCAGTAGCCCCCCCAGTTTGGCAAAACATCCACATTAAGAGCTGAGACCTTCCTTTGCTAAGATGGTTCTACTCATTTTACAATGTCACAGGCCTTCAGTTATAGCTGCAAACACTCAGGGAAGATCTCCAACCCTAGCTCGACCCCTGCGGGAGGAAGCGGATGACCTGTTCAAGACAGCAGCCAGACCTAACAGAGGCATCTACTGTCTACTCAAAAGTCAGCAGCAGATCAGTAGCTACAGGGTGATGCCAAAAGTTCTCAGGCTCCCAATTtggggggaaagaaaaggagCCTCTGATGAACCGTGTTTGAGTCAAATCTGCATCCCCAAGACCAATCAGTTTGGGACACAGATCAAGtgttcagcaaacatttgctgAACACAGAATGTGGCTCTACTCTCTCTGGCCGATCATGAGGAACCTATCTTTAACTCTCTGTCATTAGTTAGATCCAACTTCTAGTAATACTACAACCTTGTCTTAGAGTCCACAAAGTGCTTCTACAAGAATTATCTCACTTGACTCAATCAGGGTAGTTGGGAGGTAGGTAGGGTTGGTTTTATAATATCATCTccaatttacagaagagaaaacagaactcAAGAGAGCTTAAAATGACTTCTTCAAAGTCAAAGAATGAGTCCTGGGCCTCGTGTTTACTATACTTTTATCCAAGCCACCATAAACTAGACATATAAGCAGGGAGATAAATCTAAAATTGTGAATTATTATGAAACTGTAGGCCTTTAGAGAGAAGCAGATGTTACCCAAAACAGATGTTCTGTAACAAAAGATTAAACAACTGGGGAATgcaattaaggaaaaagaaatcaagattttttaaaatgtttttatacagAAATATTTTACAAAGATTTTACAACATAGCAAATCATTATGTCATActatagaaaggagaaaaagattaaACCCCAAGGATAAAGAAAGTGCTCAGAGCAACGTATTGCAGTCTCCATGAAAGTGCATGAACAGTTAAGGCAAAGTACCCCATTGGTACTGGCATGTTGCAAAATGACTCGTAAAACAGTTTTtacttgtaaaatatatatataaaaggggTTATTTTCCCTCCATTTTTCTCAAAGATGTTTGAAAGGGATACATTTATGAACAGTCTTGCTCTACAACTAGGTAAAAATAACTCCTGGGTACAAAACAGTAAAAGTAAAAATGCTCTACCAAGCATGTTAAAAGTAAATCaaatgatttataaaacaaaaccttTCCAAGTTTGGGCTTGCTTTCTACATTTAACTTGCCAGGCTGGAGGCTAATTCCCTCATATTCCATGACAGAGATCATTAAGGATAGCAACGTGAGTTAAATCCAGATCTTGCCCTTCGTGTGACTTTTAACTTCTAGTTTCTATGGCCGAACCACTGGCGTGTTTGAAGTCCTCATgcattcactgtgttataaatcTACTCTACAGCTTTGCTTCTATCTTCAGCTTACACAATAGCCATTTTATGAAGTGTTACATATGCTTAATACAATATTTTGCCCTagctaataagaaaaatacaaaggtGGTCTCTAAAGTTAAACCATAAACCCTATTAGAGAACTCTagttaagtatttcatttttccaCGTAGAGGTAAAGTCCCTTAACATCAATAGGATCAATAAGGATAATACTGGTTATCAAATTTTAATCTTCAAACTTGGAAGagaatttgtttttataacaTAACTgagaataagattttttaaaaaagtaaattagctAGACTTGAACAAGAGTGTTAGGGAAAACTGACATATCTGAATTCTAGTACAGGTAATAAAAATCTGCCAAAGAATAACTTAATTCACATGACTAATCActcttttatgtaaattttacctacTCGTGAGAAATAGGGAAAATCAGTGTTACTATTTTAGTCTCCATATTTAAactgagtttttctttctctattttttttccaccCTTAAATATAAGGGAAATTAACCAGCTCATTTCTGCTGGCTCAAGTTTCCTAACTAGCTTTTAGCCCTGAAGGTATAGCTGTGGTAAAACCAGAGACAGACACCGAGCCATTTATTGGAATTTTGAAGTACAAAATAGGCACATGTGCTCTACATAACCTAGTAACAGGGATAGCAACAGTTAAACTGTCTTACACATCCGATGTATTAGTTTGATTTGCATCTGTAACTTCTTTATCACCATGACCACAGACAAAAAGTTGGGAGCCCAGAGTTTTCTGAGCAAATCGGAAATACATGATGTGGCCCATTGCCACAAAGGAGACTGAAATCAATACGAGCAAGCCAAAAGCTTCAGGATTTGGAGCCAGGATGACCATGATGAAATGCAGAAGATCAAGAAGATAGTTCATGGAGTTCTGTACACCATTTATAATGCCTCTCTCAGATTCAACTACATTTTCTTGCAGCAACTGTGTCACAGTTAAATCAAAGGACCAAAGACctataataaaagatattttttagaaACTTAATTTTAACTTATAGCTGTACATTTCagatttatagattaaaaatcTGTTGACATGTGCAAAATACATACTTAACCCTATTACCTTAAAGTCACCATATGTATATTTATCATAGCCTAGCCTtagagaattatttttcattaataaacACTGAGTTATTAGTAGCTTCAAGAAATTGTTTTTACAGCCACAAGACAAAAATAAGTCTAATCTACAAACTTCTTAATTCTGTTTTTCTGTGATTATTCATACTATGAAAGCAAAACTCTGAAATCAGAGATATAATAAATCCTATtaaaattactagtatttttaaagtttaaaatgagTAGACCTAATATATTGTTATCGTTAAAGTGTAAAGAAACTTTAAACCATTAATACATTTACTGTTTGGGTTCTAAAGCCCCTACAATAAAGCTGTCTTGCTTAAATATTAATGTCTTTGATAAATTAATGAACTGCTTTGTATCACAGGATAAATATGGTTTCATTTCAAGAATGAATTCAGGCAGAGATAATTCATCAGTACTCTATTAATGATTACTTAAATTTTACTTTGTAAGAGGTCTTTACATTATGTTTCCTTCCAGAGCTATAAAATCCATTTGTTTGGCAAAGTATACAATAAACAAATATCAgctagagaagacctttcaaggatttttttttctaactactgtcttattttttttttttttgatttaaacCTCAAACGCTTTTTTTTACCTTGTCCCAttgaaatatttgctaaattaCAGTCCTTTTGGTAAAGTTATAGCAATATAAAGACTCTAAATTACTAAAAGTATAATTATTACTGATAAtatcttttgaaaaattaagtaAACTACATTAAAAGAGTAAGATATCCATTTAGTAAAAATTTTCAAGCCCTAACCATGTTTTAAGAAGGTATAcatacatacgcacacacacacacacaaatatagattttttaaactataaaataaaaatttcataataAGTGACTGGATTATACATAAGGATAAATAGTGGATCTTGCTTAAATTAACATTCAGGGAATATTTTAGACCACTTACTGCTGAATTATCTGAAACCACATTGCAAAAACACACTTTAGTTCATCAATATACAAAAAGAGATTTCTTACCGATTCTAGCAGCAATGACGCCTGCAAACAGCAGACTGACAGAGATTATAGGCACAGATTTAGGACTcatctctgggacaatattagCAGGATCAGATCCGTTTGACATGTGTATATCAGTTGTAGAGAtgatttcagatatttttgtAGGTGTAATTGAAAGTGGTTCTGTTTGAATGAACCTAGAACGGATATCttcaaaaggagaaacagacaagtcCAAGGGGCTTCCAGGCATGAACACGGAGATCATACACAAGATCAAACAGGAAAGCTGTGCAAATCCTGAGATCAGACCAGTCCGAACCAGGCCACATTTTCGACGTAGCCACGTAAAAGCCACAGTTCCCATTATTCCAGTTACGGCTGATGCTCCCATCAAAATACTGAGGATGGACCCGCTCAGCCCCTGAGTGTAGGCGTACCCTGTAGTGATGCAATCAAAGCCCAGGACAGTCATATAGAGGAAAGCAAGACCCATGCCCGCCAGAAACACCGGCTGGTTGTAATAGGAGACCCATCCATCTCGGAAGGTGCGGAAGGGCTCAGCCATCTGGGAGGCACAACTTAGCTCTTGCTCATGTTCAAGTTCATGGACGTCAGGGTCTTTCTCACCCATTAGATGAGTTCCCTCCAGGGGTTTTGGCTCAGTTTCTGTTAATAAAAGACATTATTATttgagggaggggacatgggggaaAAAGCCAACTATCttagtattttttcttctctcctttccctcacCCACGGAGGGTATCACCCATGGATACCCTTGGCTACtacaatataaaatgtattttcttttactcATCTAAGAATTCCAGCCAAGGAACAATCTCCAAGTACTtatgttaaagaaacaaaatactaTTGATACTTCTCCCCTCCTCGCTTCCCCTCTCTCTCAGAAATTATAATCCCACCAAAGTAAATAGCAGGAAAACAGATCAGATAATGTATAATAATTATCTGGGGAAACACAGAATCTTATTTTCTGGGACCCTTTTAAGATTACATTTGTTCAGAAGCCcaacttcctcttctcttcttgaaAAATGTCAGCCTCATGTCCTCACTCCCTTCCACTGTCTTAACAAATGGCATGTAACTCCCTTCTTTATAGACTCCTAGGAattctcttgttctctttctccCACTGTTCTTCCCATTCCTATGGCTCAACTTTGCCCAGCCCTCCCTCAATGAATTGCCCCTCTGTGTCTGCTGTTCCTGTTAAGGAAAAGGGTCAGGGGTCCCATTCCAACCCCTTGAGGTTCAACCCAGAGTTGCTCCTCCGACCCTCAACAGCCTGGGTTCTGACTTACTACCACATTGATATATTTAACCTCATGCAGACCTTCAGGGGTAACTAAACCTGatataaattcaaaattatttccGTCTTAACCAATATTTAAGGtctgaaaataagaataaagggATTAAACATTTTGTTGAGTTTACCTTTGTATACATTCAGCTGTTTCAACTCAGTTTCCTCTTTAGGAGCAGCTTTCACAGCTAGAGCAGGGGTTTTCTGATAAACCTTCCAGAGCAGAAAGTATTCCACACACATGGATACCAAATTCCATCCCGAAATGAATCCACAGCCAATGACTGGGGAGCCAAATGTCATAATCTGGCCTACAGCCATGGGGGCCAAGATGTTCGTTAACTGGTCAATCCTTCGTATTGTAGCATTCATATCTACAGAGGTAGGCGAAAGAGGCAGGTAAGTGTGCAAATCTATCAAAGAGAGACTGCCCACTTACATAATACAACTCAACTAAGAGTGTAGACTCCTAAGATGTAAACTTCTAAAAGCATTCTGCAAGCAAACCATTTTGTTAGAAAATCATTTGTTGTTTGGATCAAGTCATATTAAATTTGCCTCAAAAATCGTGATTCCCTTGGGATTATATAAATGAGCCTGacatcagcttttaaaaaatgaattcaatagTAACtctacattcatttatttcaacaagcatttattaaatgcctattatGAGCTAGGCACCATTCTGGCACCATAGCAAAAAATGAAGAATATCCTTCCCTGTCTTCATGAAGTTTACACTCccaagggaaaacaaaaataataaatcaacaaGCATATAAATATAGAGCATGTCAGATGTTCATGAAATATTGTagtgaaaaataaagcagaaaaaaagggcATAGAGAGTGCTCAAGGGAAGGGGgaaatttcagttttatatatggCAAGGTCAGGGAAGAACTCACTGAAAAAAAGAGAGCATCACAGCAGAGGCGTGAAGCAGCAGGAGGCAGAAGAGTGAGTCATGCAGATATCAGGGAAAAGACAATTCCAGACCAAGGGAAGTGCAAAAGTCCTGGGGCAGGAGGAGCTTGCCCAGAGGAACAGCGGGGAGGCCAGTAGGGCTGGAGCAGAATGAGGAAGGGAGAGGATAGGAAGAGATGCAGTCAGAGAGGAGGGAAGATTGGCCTAATCATGTAAGGTCTTAGTCTATTACTCAAACTTCAGTTTTTATACTGAATGACTCAGGAAGCCTTTGGAAGTTAAAGTACAGAGAGGTGGTATCACAggacatatttttaaaggtttattttgGCTGCTGTGATGAGAAAACAGTGTAAAgtaagtgtgtgtgggggggaggggtgcagacaAGTGCAGAGGCAGGGAGACAGGCGGGAGATGATGTGGCATGGTGCAGGACAGTAGCAATGGAAGTGGAGAAATAGATACTGGAGGTACTTTAAAGTAGAATCAAGAAGGCTTGAAAACAGATTAGATATGCTATGTGACAGAAAGAGAGGAATTAAAGTTTTTACCCTGAGCAACTATTGGAAGGACAGAGTTTCCACTTACTGAGAAAGGCAAGACTTTAGAAGAATCAGGTTTTGGACAAAAGAATAAGCATCTGGTTCTAGAGATGTTGATACAAGAGGCCCCATCAAGCAGACAGTTAGTCATATAGGTCTGGGGTCTAGGGAAGAAGCATGTGCCAGATTTGGGAGTCATCGGCAGCTTGATTTTTGAAGCAATGACACTGGATGAGATCACCAGGGGAGTGAGGGTAGATGAGAAGAGACAAGGTCTGAGGACTGAGTCCTGGGCATGCCAATGTTCAGAGGTCAGGAAGATGAGGAGGAATCagcaaaagaggagaaaaaacaggAGAGCAGGGTGTCCTAGAAGCCAAGAGGTAACAGTGTTTCAAAGAGAGGGGAGTAATCAACTGGCAAGTGATGCTGGTAAGTCAAGAAAGATGAGCACTGACAATCAGCTCTAGACAGGTCACATGGAAGGTATTGAGGACCTCATAAAGAATAGTTCTGGTGGAGCAGTAAGGGCAAATGCCTGATTGAAGTTGGTTTAAGAGATTGGTGCCAACTCCAGGGGACaccatttctattatattttaagtGAGTGGCACACCCTGGATTCACAATGTGAATGTTGCCCCCCTGGCATTATGGAAAGCAAGGCCCTGACCaaggaaagaaattggaaagAGTGAGCACAGATATTTCTTTTTGTTAAGTTTTgttcaaaagaagaacaaagaaatgggGTGACAGAGACAGGgatttttaagatgagaaaagttgggcttccctggtggcgcagtggttgacagtctgcctgccgatgcaggggacacgaatgtgagccctggtctgggaggatcccacatgccgcagagcaactgggcccgcgaaccacaactactgagcctgcgcgtctggagcctgtgctccgcaacgtgaggccgcaacagtgagaggcccgcgcaccgcgatgaggagtggcccctgctcgcctcaactggagaaagccctcgcacagaaacgaagacccaacacagccataaataaataaataaataaataaatttattttttaaaaaaagatgagaaaagttaTAGCATGTTTATATGCTGATGCAAATGATACAGTAGATGAGAAGGGATGGAATCTGAATCTACTGCACAAGTGGCAGAGTTGTTCTTAGGAACGCAAGCAATTCAGCAGTGTAGGTCACGTAAACGGCCTCAGGTACAGCTAGGAAGAGTGATGCAAAGGTGGGAGCACACGGAAGttctcttctcatttttccattttctcagtaGAATACAAAGCAAGGTCATCAGTGAAAGTGAGGATGGGAGAGGAGGTACTGAATGTAcgaggaaaaaggagaaagtgaGAAACAGTCCTTTAGGAaagtgggagaaggaagggacCAAAGAAAATAGTATGATCATCTGGCAGCATGAAAGGGCCAACTTGAACCCAGTGGTCATGAGCTTTAAGAGAGAGCAAAGTTGTACGTTTTTTACCAGCCATGTGCTACTGTGGAGAATTGGATTTAAGCAGGGTCTTATGAAAGGAAAGTGACAAAAGGAGAGGAGGCCAAGTGAGCTGAGGGTATACACTAGGAGGTATTCATATGGTTGGAACAACTGACCTTGGAATTTAAGCTGGGTGAGAAGGAGAGACAAGAAAGGTGATGAGCAGTAAAAAGGTAGTGGAATTAATGGCTTGTAGGTGCCAACCAGGTTGGCGCATGGCTGGGGTACCAGGAGGAGTGAGCTGGAAAGATAGGAGGTATACTTCAAGTCTTGGATGCTGGAGATTGAGATTATGAAAAGGGAGGGTTTAGTGGTGATACCAAGGTCTAGGGTATGACCATGGGAATGTAGCTGAGTCAGAGTAGAGGACAAGATGAATAAaggagaggaaatcaagaaaataacCTACTTTCTCATTCTCTATCTCATGGAGTAGAGTGAAAATTATTGAGACAAGTCCTCATCAATTATGTGGGGCACTTTAAGGGAAAAGCAGTACGTGACTAATAAGTACATTAATAGAAAACTGCCattattctttctctagttcttcctGGTCCTCAACTGCCTCCCAATTAGTCCTATGTGTGCAGAATGCTTATATGATAACAGGAGAACTTTGACATATTTCACCTTTCACTTGAGAGGCAAAGGCAGTTTTCATTGATCTTACACACAGCCATTTTTTGCCATGGCCTCATTAACTTCCATCTGCCCCTACTAATAAGTTCCTAACAGGGAAGTGTAGAATTGATCCAAATAACTCAATAATCTGAATCCAAAAATCAAGTACTAATGAAAATATACTCTTGGATCTGAAGGccccagaacaagaacaaaatttAGTTAAAATGATTTGTTAATCTTTCACTACCTCcattttcaagtgctcatgaagCTTCCTAATGCCACCAATTTCTatcttttatttagaatttagaaaTTTCTATCTCAGGAAGCTAATAATGTTTAGATGTAATGTAGTGTcagaaaacagattttatttttctgaagcagaatgaatgaaataataattttgaaaaagacctACTCATTTTACTGTTCACAGGCTAGAGAAGAATTGGTCCTCTGAATGTGCAAACATATTCCTTTTGCAGGTTTGTATTTATTCTTACGCAAACACACAAATCTGTGCTCATTTAATTCCAATTTAACTGTTTTCAGCTACAGCTGTGGCACAGAGCATGACATTCAGTAACTACTTACTATTATAAAAGGTATATTACATCtcatagaataataataaaaaacagattTGCTGAGCAAATAGTAGCTAGCAGGTTTGTCTACCTCAAATATGAAATCAATTTTCAGTCAATAGAGTTCAAACAAGAAAGTTATCTGTCGTACTTGATCAAGCCAGCCAGCAGATGTTTCTTTAGAATGGTGGACAAGAAAAACCTCAGAAGCTATTAATAAAAAGTGATtaacaaaggaaatgaagaaggaaataaaacaacagaTGGAATAAAAACTCAGGCAAAGGAAATGAGTTTCAAAAAGGTTTGACAGGTTAAGGGTCATGGCTCAAAAGAATGTTTTAATAAAACACTAAATCAAGTACCTAGACAAATTAGTTAACAGATTAATTAACAGTATTTATGTGGAAAAAGAGCATCTTTCCTGGAGCTGTCTAAATTAGATGGTAACAGCTATATTTTGACCTGATGCCACTGGAGTTATAAAACTTTTCAACCTTCCAGGGaaaatttctcttgttctttacCCTCGGTGATACAACttccaattttaaaaactactctGAAATCAAGAAACATTGGGATGAGGAAATGGGAGCAATTAGCATCCAGCTCACAACCTTCCCTCTTTATGggcacacccctcccccatctcacacacacacacacacacacacacacacacacacacacacccctcacaacGCACACAACCGGTTCAGCCGGCCCTGCCCCGTCTCCTGCTTGGTTTCTAAGTCTTTGCTGGCAACCTCAaaattttctcttctacttttcctttaccctcctcctttttttctgttctataACTCTGCCTTCTAGCAGGAATGGTACCAAAAACCCATGGTTAGAGCCTTGCTGACCCTCAGGATGGAAGaagtttctgtttcctgtttTGAAGCatggtttttaattaattttaaaacaaacatggaGGTCGAAACCTGAGGAAAAACAACATGGAGGTTTTCCTTCATTAGGTTACTAACCCGTTCCAGGGGCTGGATCTGAAACAGCACCGCTTCCTAAGCTAATTCACAGTGGACAAGAGTTCAACAGGCAGCTTACTTCCTTTCTTAAATTTGAGAAACTCCAGAAGGTTAGAAAATAGACTGGTTAGCCTGGATTTTTCCACTCTGCAATAATTCCTCAAATAAAGAAGGACAGCTGAGAAATGGCCAgtcatatttttgttatttttctggaaTATCACTTTGTAGTCAGAAAGATCCCAGAAAgttatgtgggatctttgtttttgttatttatttacttggatATTTAGCACAAATTAAAGATTCAGTGTAACCTTCTCTTTactcagggcttttttttttcaattacagaCTCTACAGACTTCACAGAGACAACATGAGTTAAGAAATTCaggtaagagaaagaaaatcatcttaaaagccacttttttccccaaatacatTTCAACAGATATATATGtgatgttttcaaaatatatcctttttgtgccctttgaattttaaaacatggacATGTATTACATCCTTAAAATTGCACActaaaagagaaagtaaataacagaaagtaaataactttaaaaaaaaaaaaaaaaggacaaagtctTATCTTTTAATTCCATGTGacaaaaaagagagatggaattATTTCCTATTAGTAAATGATCACAGGAAGAAAAATCAGTGAGAATCACTACTTTAGCTCCAGAGAGAATTTCCTGCAATCCAGACTCACATGTGTTAAATTCATCTTCCACACTCACCATCCTCTAAAATCACTGTGGTATTTCTATCTGGAGCAGTATTATTACTGCTACCACAAAGTGATGACTTAAGCAAatccttcattttcttcatttagacCTTCCACAGATTTTGTACCCTTTCTCTCAACCtcctttctaccttttttttttttttaaaccacatgtCTAGTCAAACAAAGTTGCTTGCTGACCCCAGTCCTCAATCTTGCCTCTGTGTCCTGATAAGCCACTGAAGTCATCAGGAATGGTTTCCTTGTCAGTCAGGATGGTTGGGAAATGTGTTTGTGATACCCATTATCTCAATGACCAGCAGAGTTGACTCAGCTGACCAGATCGGTAGATAGGAGTACCCTTCCTCCTTTACTCTGTGTAATTTCAATCCAATTTGTGTCTGGGTGCTATATTGGGGGACAGGTGGGGAATATCGAGTGAGGTAGGTTTTTCTGAGCCCAAGTAATCTTGATGTAATGGACG
Coding sequences within:
- the SLC40A1 gene encoding solute carrier family 40 member 1 gives rise to the protein MTRARGQNRRGGCCGSLANYLISAKFLLYLGHSLSTWGDRMWHFAVSVFLVELYGNSLLLTAVYGLVVAGSVLVLGAIIGDWVDKNARLKVAQTSLLIQNVSVILCGIILMMVFLHKKELLTMYHGWVLTSCYILIITIANIANLASTATAITIQRDWIVVVAGDDRSKLADMNATIRRIDQLTNILAPMAVGQIMTFGSPVIGCGFISGWNLVSMCVEYFLLWKVYQKTPALAVKAAPKEETELKQLNVYKETEPKPLEGTHLMGEKDPDVHELEHEQELSCASQMAEPFRTFRDGWVSYYNQPVFLAGMGLAFLYMTVLGFDCITTGYAYTQGLSGSILSILMGASAVTGIMGTVAFTWLRRKCGLVRTGLISGFAQLSCLILCMISVFMPGSPLDLSVSPFEDIRSRFIQTEPLSITPTKISEIISTTDIHMSNGSDPANIVPEMSPKSVPIISVSLLFAGVIAARIGLWSFDLTVTQLLQENVVESERGIINGVQNSMNYLLDLLHFIMVILAPNPEAFGLLVLISVSFVAMGHIMYFRFAQKTLGSQLFVCGHGDKEVTDANQTNTSDV